A region from the Pseudomonas promysalinigenes genome encodes:
- a CDS encoding acetoin dehydrogenase dihydrolipoyllysine-residue acetyltransferase subunit has translation MSQIHTLTMPKWGLSMTEGRVDAWLKHEGDPIAKGDEVLDVETDKISSSVEAPFSGVLRRLVAQPDETLPVGALLGVVVEGEADEAEIDAVVQRFQADFTAQGSAEQAQGPAPQKAEVGGRLLRWFELGEGGTPLVLVHGFGGDLNNWLFNHPALATERRVIALDLPGHGESAKTLQRGDLDELSEAVLALLEHLDIQRAHLAGHSMGGAVCLNLARLQPHRVASLTLIASAGLGEAINGGYLKGFVAAANRNALKPQLTQLFADPSLVTRQMLEDMLKFKRLEGVDTALQQLAASLADGDHQRLQLRCVVHQQPTLVVWGAADAIIPASHAQGLDAQTLLVPAVGHMVQMEAAEQVNEQLLAFLRKH, from the coding sequence ATGAGCCAGATCCATACCTTGACCATGCCCAAGTGGGGTCTGTCGATGACCGAAGGCCGGGTCGATGCCTGGCTCAAGCACGAAGGCGACCCAATCGCCAAAGGTGATGAAGTCCTGGACGTTGAGACCGACAAGATCAGCAGCAGCGTCGAAGCCCCCTTCAGTGGCGTGTTGCGCCGCCTTGTCGCCCAGCCGGACGAGACACTGCCGGTGGGCGCATTGCTCGGCGTTGTGGTGGAAGGCGAAGCAGACGAAGCCGAAATCGATGCCGTTGTGCAACGTTTTCAAGCCGACTTCACCGCTCAAGGCAGCGCCGAGCAGGCCCAAGGCCCTGCCCCGCAGAAGGCCGAGGTGGGCGGCCGCCTGCTGCGCTGGTTCGAGCTGGGTGAAGGGGGAACGCCACTGGTACTGGTACATGGGTTTGGCGGCGACCTCAACAACTGGCTCTTCAATCACCCTGCGCTGGCCACTGAACGCCGCGTGATCGCTTTGGACCTGCCCGGCCACGGCGAGTCCGCCAAGACGCTGCAGCGCGGCGATCTGGACGAGCTCAGCGAGGCTGTGCTGGCACTGCTCGAGCACCTGGATATCCAGCGCGCTCACCTGGCTGGGCATTCCATGGGGGGTGCCGTATGTCTGAACCTGGCGCGCTTGCAGCCGCACAGGGTGGCTAGCCTGACCCTGATCGCCAGTGCCGGGTTGGGCGAGGCGATCAACGGCGGCTACTTGAAGGGCTTCGTCGCGGCTGCCAACCGCAATGCACTCAAGCCACAGCTGACGCAATTGTTCGCCGACCCCAGCCTGGTCACCCGGCAGATGCTCGAAGACATGCTCAAGTTCAAGCGCCTGGAAGGGGTCGACACCGCCTTGCAGCAGCTCGCTGCTTCCCTGGCCGACGGCGACCACCAGCGCCTGCAACTGCGCTGCGTTGTGCACCAGCAGCCGACGCTGGTGGTGTGGGGAGCCGCTGACGCGATCATCCCCGCCAGCCATGCCCAGGGCCTGGATGCTCAAACCCTACTCGTGCCTGCGGTTGGCCACATGGTGCAGATGGAGGCGGCCGAACAGGTCAACGAACAACTCTTGGCCTTTTTGCGCAAGCACTGA
- a CDS encoding 2,3-butanediol dehydrogenase, with translation MRAAVWHGRHDIRVEQVPLPGDPPPGWVQIKVDWCGICGSDLHEYVAGPVFIPVEAPHPLTGIQGQCILGHEFCGEIAKLGDGVEGYAVGDPVAADACQHCGTCYYCTHGLYNICERLAFTGLMNNGAFAERVNVPANLLYRLPEGFPREAGALIEPLAVGMHAVKKAGSLLGQSVVVIGAGTIGLCTIMCAKAAGAAQVIALEMSSARKAKAKEVGANWVLDPSQCDALAEIRALTGGLGADVSFECIGNKNTAKLAIDTVRKAGKCVLVGIFEEPSEFNFFELVSTEKQVMGALAYNGEFADVIAFIADGRLDIRPLVTGRIGLEQIVELGFEELVNNKEHNVKIIVSPGG, from the coding sequence ATGCGCGCAGCCGTCTGGCACGGCCGCCACGACATCCGCGTCGAACAGGTGCCCTTGCCTGGCGACCCGCCGCCCGGCTGGGTGCAGATCAAGGTGGACTGGTGCGGCATCTGCGGCTCCGACCTGCATGAATACGTCGCAGGCCCTGTGTTCATCCCCGTTGAAGCACCACACCCGCTCACCGGCATTCAAGGGCAGTGCATCCTCGGCCACGAATTCTGTGGCGAAATCGCCAAACTCGGCGATGGCGTCGAGGGCTATGCGGTGGGCGACCCGGTCGCTGCAGATGCTTGTCAGCACTGCGGCACCTGTTACTACTGCACCCATGGCCTGTACAACATCTGCGAACGCCTGGCGTTCACTGGCTTGATGAACAACGGCGCCTTCGCCGAGCGGGTGAATGTGCCTGCCAATCTGCTCTATCGCCTGCCAGAAGGTTTCCCCCGCGAGGCGGGGGCGTTGATCGAGCCGCTAGCGGTGGGCATGCACGCGGTGAAAAAGGCCGGCAGCCTGCTGGGCCAGAGCGTCGTGGTCATAGGCGCGGGCACCATTGGCCTATGTACCATCATGTGCGCCAAGGCTGCTGGCGCCGCTCAGGTAATCGCCCTGGAGATGTCCTCGGCACGCAAGGCCAAGGCCAAGGAGGTCGGCGCCAACTGGGTGCTGGACCCAAGCCAGTGCGACGCCCTGGCCGAGATTCGCGCACTGACAGGTGGGCTTGGTGCGGATGTGAGCTTCGAATGCATCGGCAACAAAAACACCGCCAAGTTGGCCATCGACACCGTTCGCAAAGCCGGCAAGTGTGTGTTGGTAGGCATTTTCGAAGAGCCCAGCGAGTTCAACTTCTTCGAACTGGTGTCCACCGAAAAACAGGTAATGGGCGCCTTGGCGTACAACGGCGAATTCGCTGATGTCATCGCCTTCATCGCCGATGGCCGCCTCGACATTCGACCACTGGTGACAGGGCGGATTGGGCTGGAACAGATTGTCGAGCTGGGCTTCGAGGAGCTGGTCAACAACAAAGAGCACAACGTCAAGATCATCGTATCCCCTGGCGGCTAG
- the prmA gene encoding 50S ribosomal protein L11 methyltransferase — MPWLQVRLAISPEQAETYEDALLEVGAVSVTFMDAEDQPIFEPDLNTTPLWSHTHLLALFEADAEPEAVFAHLKLLTGAELPEHQAEVIEDQDWERSWMDGFQPMRFGQRLWIVPSWHDAPEKDAVNLLLDPGLAFGTGTHPTTALCLEWLDGQQLQDTQVLDFGCGSGILAIGALLLGAREAVGTDIDVQAIEASRDNAQRNGIDDHKFALYLPEHMPAMQADVLVANILAGPLVSLAPQLSGLVRPGGLLALSGILAEQGEEVAAAYAADFDLDPIVVRDGWVRISGRRR, encoded by the coding sequence ATGCCTTGGCTGCAAGTACGCCTGGCCATCAGCCCGGAACAAGCCGAAACCTACGAAGACGCTCTGCTCGAAGTAGGCGCCGTATCGGTCACGTTCATGGATGCCGAAGACCAGCCGATCTTCGAACCCGACCTCAACACCACCCCGCTGTGGTCGCACACCCATTTGCTGGCCCTGTTCGAAGCAGATGCTGAGCCTGAGGCGGTGTTCGCCCACCTGAAATTGCTCACCGGCGCCGAGCTGCCCGAGCATCAGGCCGAGGTGATCGAGGATCAGGACTGGGAGCGCAGCTGGATGGACGGTTTCCAGCCAATGCGCTTCGGCCAGCGCCTGTGGATCGTGCCAAGCTGGCACGATGCACCGGAGAAAGACGCCGTCAACCTGCTGCTGGACCCGGGCCTTGCCTTCGGCACCGGCACCCACCCGACCACTGCGCTGTGCCTGGAGTGGCTCGACGGCCAGCAACTGCAAGACACCCAGGTGCTGGACTTCGGCTGTGGTTCCGGCATTCTTGCCATCGGTGCCCTGCTGCTGGGGGCTCGTGAAGCGGTCGGTACCGACATCGACGTGCAAGCCATCGAAGCCTCGCGCGACAACGCCCAGCGCAATGGCATCGACGACCACAAGTTCGCGCTTTACCTGCCCGAGCACATGCCGGCCATGCAGGCAGACGTTTTGGTCGCCAACATCCTGGCAGGCCCGCTGGTTTCGCTGGCGCCGCAGCTTTCTGGCCTGGTTCGCCCAGGTGGCCTGCTGGCGCTGTCGGGCATTCTCGCCGAGCAGGGTGAGGAAGTGGCTGCAGCCTACGCCGCCGATTTCGACCTGGACCCGATCGTCGTGCGCGACGGTTGGGTGCGCATCAGTGGTCGGCGCCGCTAA
- a CDS encoding DUF3426 domain-containing protein: MTDSFVTQCPHCQTSFRVTHHQLSVARGVVRCGHCLQVFNAAKQLLEQHRATAGAAPVEPPPAQQEPVAAAEPVASNAPSVPEKEDWAATAQALEELDLDQELARLERRGEPAEPGFDAKADALQARRDEPVAQAHDDVPFGTATDDHHEPDQAHEPMPILLDEQPLEAEPNARSEPTLGRSLDLDFDDQAHTRLSIEPEPVERVGEPDEVVHATGLSARDDDDSDPLEPVAGERLEPGLAARPERPARKEPLVEVVDDPLQLGWEKPQPNWGKRLLWGMLSLLAAGLLAFQYVWFHFDELARQDQYRPIFQQLCPTFGCQVPTRVDIARIKSSNLVVRSHPDFKGALIVDAIIYNRAPFAQPFPLLELRFADLNGQLIASRRFKPSEYLSGELAGRGEMPSQTPIHIALDILDPGPKAVNYSLSFRSPD; encoded by the coding sequence ATGACCGACAGTTTCGTCACCCAGTGCCCGCATTGCCAGACCAGCTTTCGCGTCACCCATCACCAGTTGAGCGTGGCTCGCGGCGTCGTCCGCTGCGGCCATTGCCTGCAGGTGTTCAATGCGGCCAAGCAGCTGCTGGAACAACACCGCGCCACAGCCGGCGCTGCCCCTGTTGAGCCACCGCCTGCGCAGCAGGAGCCGGTCGCTGCAGCCGAGCCAGTGGCCAGCAATGCGCCGTCTGTGCCCGAGAAAGAGGATTGGGCCGCCACTGCCCAGGCGTTGGAGGAGCTCGACCTGGACCAGGAGCTAGCGCGCCTGGAGCGCCGTGGCGAACCTGCCGAACCGGGTTTTGACGCCAAGGCCGATGCCCTGCAGGCTCGCCGCGACGAACCGGTTGCCCAAGCCCATGACGACGTACCCTTCGGCACCGCAACAGACGACCACCATGAGCCTGACCAAGCCCATGAGCCCATGCCGATACTGCTGGACGAGCAGCCATTGGAAGCGGAACCGAACGCGCGTTCCGAACCCACCCTGGGTCGCAGCCTGGACCTGGACTTCGATGACCAGGCGCACACCCGACTCAGCATCGAGCCCGAGCCTGTAGAGCGCGTGGGCGAGCCCGACGAGGTGGTACACGCCACGGGCCTCAGTGCCCGTGACGACGACGATAGCGACCCGCTCGAGCCAGTTGCCGGCGAACGCCTGGAGCCTGGTTTAGCCGCCAGGCCCGAACGCCCGGCGCGCAAGGAACCGCTGGTCGAGGTGGTCGATGACCCGCTGCAACTGGGTTGGGAAAAACCACAGCCCAACTGGGGCAAGCGCTTGCTTTGGGGCATGCTCAGCCTGCTGGCCGCCGGCCTGCTGGCATTTCAGTACGTGTGGTTCCACTTCGACGAACTGGCCCGCCAGGACCAGTACCGGCCAATCTTCCAGCAACTGTGCCCGACGTTCGGCTGCCAGGTGCCGACCCGTGTCGATATCGCCCGCATCAAAAGCAGTAACCTGGTCGTGCGCAGCCACCCGGACTTCAAAGGCGCGCTGATCGTCGATGCGATCATCTACAACCGCGCTCCGTTCGCCCAGCCGTTTCCTTTGCTGGAGTTGCGCTTCGCCGACCTCAACGGCCAGTTGATCGCCAGCCGGCGCTTCAAGCCCAGCGAGTACCTGTCGGGTGAGCTTGCCGGGCGCGGTGAAATGCCGAGCCAGACACCCATCCATATCGCCCTGGACATTCTCGACCCAGGCCCCAAGGCGGTGAACTACAGCCTCAGCTTCCGCTCCCCGGATTAG
- the dusB gene encoding tRNA dihydrouridine synthase DusB has protein sequence MSAVRIGPYTLRNNLILAPMAGVTDQPFRTLCKRLGAGMVVSEMISSDMSLWNSRKSSLRRIHEGDPEPRSVQIAGGDAQMMAAAARANVQAGAQIIDINMGCPAKKVCNKAAGSALLRDEALVAEILHAVVGAVDVPVTLKIRTGWDRANKNGLNVAKIAEQAGIQALAVHGRTRADLYKGDAEYDTIAAIKQAVSIPVFANGDITSPEKARAVLDATGVDGLLIGRAAQGRPWIFREIEHFLGTGQHLPAPQLDEVERILLEHLAALHAFYGDVMGVRIARKHVGWYLATRPGGKEFRARFNALEDTQAQCANVREYFSERRQSLETEDGQGVAA, from the coding sequence ATGTCGGCGGTACGCATCGGCCCTTACACACTACGCAACAACCTGATCCTCGCGCCCATGGCCGGGGTCACGGACCAGCCTTTCCGAACACTTTGCAAGCGCCTGGGCGCCGGCATGGTGGTGTCGGAGATGATCAGCAGCGACATGAGCCTGTGGAACAGCCGCAAGTCCAGCCTGCGCCGCATCCACGAAGGTGATCCCGAGCCACGCTCGGTGCAGATCGCCGGCGGTGATGCGCAGATGATGGCAGCGGCCGCCCGGGCCAATGTCCAGGCAGGCGCCCAGATCATCGACATCAACATGGGCTGCCCGGCGAAAAAAGTCTGCAACAAAGCTGCAGGCTCTGCTTTATTGAGAGATGAAGCTCTGGTCGCTGAAATCCTCCACGCCGTAGTCGGCGCGGTGGACGTACCAGTGACCCTGAAAATCCGCACGGGCTGGGACCGGGCGAACAAGAACGGCCTGAACGTGGCGAAGATCGCCGAACAGGCCGGCATTCAGGCGCTGGCGGTGCATGGCCGTACACGCGCCGACCTGTACAAAGGCGATGCCGAGTACGACACCATCGCGGCCATCAAGCAGGCAGTGTCGATCCCGGTTTTCGCCAATGGCGATATCACTTCGCCGGAAAAGGCCCGGGCAGTGCTCGATGCCACCGGCGTCGACGGCTTGCTGATCGGCCGGGCTGCCCAGGGCCGGCCCTGGATCTTTCGCGAGATCGAACATTTTCTTGGGACTGGCCAGCATTTGCCGGCCCCGCAGTTGGACGAAGTGGAACGCATCCTGCTGGAGCACCTGGCCGCGCTGCATGCCTTCTATGGCGATGTGATGGGCGTACGTATCGCCCGTAAGCACGTGGGCTGGTACCTGGCAACACGACCCGGCGGCAAGGAGTTTCGCGCCCGGTTCAACGCTTTGGAAGACACACAAGCGCAGTGCGCCAACGTTCGCGAGTATTTCAGCGAACGTCGACAGAGCCTTGAGACAGAGGACGGACAAGGGGTGGCCGCATGA
- the fis gene encoding DNA-binding transcriptional regulator Fis codes for MTMMTETLVSGTTPVSDNANLKQHLNTPSEEGQTLRDSVEKALHNYFAHLEGATVTDVYNLVLSEVEAPLLESVMNYVKGNQTKASEMLGLNRGTLRKKLKQYDLL; via the coding sequence ATGACGATGATGACTGAGACATTAGTGAGTGGAACAACGCCCGTGAGCGACAACGCCAACCTCAAACAGCACCTCAACACGCCGAGCGAAGAGGGCCAGACCCTTCGCGACAGCGTCGAGAAGGCGCTGCACAACTACTTCGCACACCTGGAGGGCGCGACGGTCACCGACGTGTACAACCTGGTGCTCTCCGAAGTCGAGGCGCCCCTGCTCGAAAGCGTGATGAACTACGTGAAGGGCAACCAGACCAAGGCCAGCGAGATGCTCGGGCTCAACCGTGGCACCCTGCGCAAGAAGCTCAAGCAGTACGATTTGTTGTAA
- the purH gene encoding bifunctional phosphoribosylaminoimidazolecarboxamide formyltransferase/IMP cyclohydrolase, protein MTDQTTRLPVRRALISVSDKTGILEFARELQQLGVEILSTGGTYKLLKDNGVNAVEVADYTGFAEMMDGRVKTLHPKIHGGILGRRGTDDAIMNEHGIKPIDLVAVNLYPFEATISKPGCDLPTAIENIDIGGPTMVRSAAKNHKDVAIVVNASDYAGVLQGLKAGGLTYAQRFDLMLKAFEHTAAYDGMIANYMGTIDQAKETLSTEARSEFPRTFNSQFVKAQEMRYGENPHQSAAFYVEAKKGEASISTAVQLQGKELSFNNVADTDAALECVKSFVKPACVIVKHANPCGVAVVPENEGGIRKAYDLAYATDTESAFGGIIAFNRELDGETAQAIVDRQFVEVIIAPKISQAARDVVSAKQNVRLLECGEWPAERAAGWDFKRVNGGLLVQSRDIGMITADDLKIVTKRAPTEQEIHDLVFAWKVAKFVKSNAIVYAKQRQTIGVGAGQMSRVNSARIAAIKAEHAGLQVQGAVMASDAFFPFRDGIDNAAKVGISAVIQPGGSMRDAEVIAAADEAGIAMVFTGMRHFRH, encoded by the coding sequence ATGACCGACCAGACTACCCGCCTGCCAGTCCGCCGCGCCCTGATCAGCGTCTCCGACAAGACCGGTATCCTCGAATTCGCCCGTGAGCTGCAACAGCTCGGTGTCGAGATCCTGTCCACTGGCGGCACCTACAAGCTGCTCAAGGACAACGGTGTGAACGCGGTGGAAGTGGCCGACTACACTGGCTTCGCCGAAATGATGGATGGCCGGGTCAAGACCCTGCACCCGAAGATCCACGGTGGCATCCTCGGCCGCCGCGGCACTGACGATGCCATCATGAACGAGCACGGCATCAAGCCGATCGACCTGGTTGCAGTGAACCTGTACCCCTTCGAAGCCACCATTTCCAAACCCGGCTGTGACCTGCCGACCGCCATCGAGAACATCGACATCGGCGGCCCGACCATGGTCCGCTCAGCTGCCAAGAACCACAAGGACGTCGCCATCGTGGTCAACGCCAGCGATTATGCCGGCGTTCTGCAGGGCCTGAAGGCCGGTGGTCTGACCTACGCCCAGCGCTTCGACCTGATGCTCAAGGCATTCGAGCACACGGCTGCCTACGACGGCATGATCGCCAACTACATGGGCACCATCGATCAGGCCAAAGAAACCCTGAGCACAGAAGCGCGCAGCGAATTCCCACGCACGTTCAACAGCCAGTTCGTCAAGGCGCAGGAAATGCGCTACGGCGAGAACCCACACCAGAGCGCGGCGTTCTACGTCGAAGCGAAAAAGGGCGAAGCCAGCATCTCCACCGCCGTGCAGCTGCAAGGCAAGGAACTGTCGTTCAACAACGTGGCCGATACCGACGCTGCACTGGAGTGCGTCAAGAGCTTCGTCAAGCCGGCCTGCGTCATCGTCAAGCACGCCAACCCGTGCGGCGTGGCCGTGGTGCCTGAAAACGAAGGCGGCATCCGCAAGGCCTACGACCTGGCCTATGCCACCGACACCGAGTCGGCGTTCGGCGGCATCATCGCCTTCAACCGCGAACTGGATGGCGAAACCGCTCAGGCCATCGTCGACCGCCAGTTCGTCGAAGTGATCATCGCGCCGAAAATTTCCCAGGCTGCCCGCGACGTGGTCTCGGCCAAGCAGAACGTGCGCCTGCTCGAATGCGGTGAGTGGCCAGCCGAGCGCGCTGCCGGTTGGGACTTCAAGCGCGTCAACGGCGGTTTGCTGGTGCAAAGCCGCGATATCGGCATGATCACCGCCGATGACCTGAAGATCGTCACCAAACGTGCCCCGACCGAGCAAGAGATCCACGACCTGGTGTTCGCCTGGAAAGTGGCCAAGTTCGTCAAGTCCAATGCCATCGTCTATGCCAAGCAGCGCCAGACCATCGGTGTTGGCGCCGGCCAGATGAGCCGCGTCAACTCCGCCCGCATCGCCGCCATCAAGGCCGAGCATGCTGGCTTGCAGGTACAGGGCGCGGTCATGGCCTCGGATGCGTTCTTCCCGTTCCGTGATGGCATCGACAACGCGGCTAAAGTGGGTATCAGCGCCGTTATCCAGCCAGGTGGTTCGATGCGTGACGCCGAGGTGATCGCTGCCGCTGATGAAGCCGGCATCGCCATGGTCTTCACCGGTATGCGCCACTTCCGCCACTGA
- the purD gene encoding phosphoribosylamine--glycine ligase, translated as MKVLIIGSGGREHALAWKVAQDPRVEKVFVAPGNAGTATEAKCENVAIDVCALEQLADFAEKNVDMTIVGPEAPLVIGVVDLFRSRGLDCFGPTKGAAQLEGSKAFTKDFLARHKIPTADYQNFTEIEPALAYLQEKGAPIVIKADGLAAGKGVIVAMTLEEAEAAVRDMLAGNAFGDAGSRVVIEEFLDGEEASFIVMVDGHNVLPMATSQDHKRVGDQDTGPNTGGMGAYSPAPVVTADVHQRVMDQVIWPTVRGMAEEGNVYTGFLYAGLMIDKAGNPKVIEFNCRFGDPETQPVMLRLESSLVLLVEAAFAKALDKVEAQWDPRPSLGVVLAAGGYPGDYAKGEVINGLEAAAKIEGKVFHAGTSLKDGQVVTNGGRVLCATAMGASVADAQQQAYRLAKEVSWNASFYRTDIGYRAIARERGEHQQ; from the coding sequence ATGAAAGTTTTGATCATCGGCAGCGGCGGCCGTGAGCACGCCCTGGCTTGGAAAGTCGCTCAAGACCCGCGCGTGGAGAAGGTGTTCGTTGCCCCAGGCAACGCCGGCACCGCCACCGAGGCCAAGTGCGAGAACGTCGCCATCGACGTCTGCGCCCTGGAGCAACTGGCAGACTTTGCCGAAAAGAACGTCGACATGACCATCGTCGGCCCTGAAGCGCCTCTGGTGATCGGCGTGGTCGACCTGTTCCGCAGCCGTGGCCTGGACTGCTTCGGCCCAACCAAGGGCGCGGCTCAGCTGGAAGGCTCCAAGGCTTTCACCAAGGATTTCCTGGCCCGTCACAAGATCCCGACCGCCGACTACCAGAACTTCACCGAAATCGAGCCGGCCCTGGCCTACCTGCAGGAAAAAGGCGCACCGATCGTGATCAAGGCCGACGGCCTGGCTGCAGGTAAAGGCGTAATCGTCGCCATGACCTTGGAAGAAGCCGAAGCCGCCGTGCGTGACATGCTGGCCGGCAACGCTTTCGGTGATGCAGGTTCCCGCGTGGTCATCGAAGAGTTCCTCGATGGCGAAGAAGCCAGCTTCATCGTCATGGTCGACGGCCACAACGTGCTGCCCATGGCCACCAGCCAGGACCACAAGCGCGTTGGCGACCAGGATACCGGCCCCAACACCGGCGGCATGGGCGCCTACTCGCCTGCACCGGTGGTCACCGCCGACGTTCACCAGCGCGTGATGGATCAAGTGATCTGGCCGACCGTGCGTGGCATGGCCGAGGAAGGCAACGTGTATACGGGCTTCCTGTATGCCGGCCTGATGATCGACAAGGCGGGCAACCCTAAGGTCATCGAATTCAACTGCCGCTTTGGCGACCCAGAGACTCAGCCGGTCATGCTGCGCCTGGAGTCGAGCCTGGTATTGCTGGTCGAGGCCGCGTTCGCCAAGGCCCTGGACAAGGTCGAGGCCCAGTGGGACCCCCGCCCAAGCCTGGGTGTGGTGCTGGCTGCCGGCGGTTATCCCGGCGACTACGCCAAGGGTGAGGTGATCAACGGCCTGGAAGCTGCGGCCAAGATCGAAGGCAAGGTGTTCCATGCCGGTACCTCGCTCAAAGACGGCCAGGTCGTCACCAATGGCGGGCGTGTGCTCTGCGCAACCGCCATGGGCGCCAGCGTTGCCGATGCCCAGCAGCAGGCCTACCGCCTGGCCAAGGAAGTGAGCTGGAACGCCAGCTTCTATCGTACCGACATCGGCTACCGGGCCATCGCCCGCGAGCGCGGTGAGCACCAGCAGTAA